Below is a genomic region from uncultured Sunxiuqinia sp..
TACATGAACAATTAAACCATCAGCACGAAGCTCTCCAACCAAGTCAACGATTGCTTTTTCGTTTTTATCTTTGAGCAATTTCTCGATTTGGGCAATTCCTAAATTGGCCCATAAAGGTTGATCAGGGCCAATGGTTTCGCGCATATCAAAATCGGCCCATTGTGTTTTATCAAATAATATTTTTCGGCATGACCCCAGTCCCATTCCAAATCCAAATTCGCGACAGGCCTGCGCAATATTTTTATTAATTTTTTCGGCTACTCCGGTACCTCCTGTCATACTGGAAACCCAAAACGGAGCCCGAACCATTTTCCCCAAAAACAAAAACGAATCATCCTCTTCCTTCGGATGACCGGCTAGCATGGGTTCATAAATAAATCGTTTGTCTTGCTCAGCAAAATCGGTTTGCGAGTCAAAAGCGAGTTGAATATGGTCTAGTTTGCGGTCTTTAGTCATTTCTATTCCTTTAGTATTGAACGAGAAATAACCATGCGCAGTACTTCGGAAGTTCCCTCACCAATAGACAATAAGCGTTGGTCACGGAAAAAACGTTCAATTGGATATTCGTCATTTCGGAATAAACCAGCGCCACCAAAAATCTGCAAAGCCTCACTAGCAATATCGCTGGCTATCTGCGAACAGTATAACTTCGCCATAGCTGCCTGTATTCCATAATCATGGCCATTATCTTTTAACCAACAAGCATTATAAAGTGTATTCCGCGCTGTTTCCAGTTTCATTGCCATGTCTGCTAATTTAAACGAAATTACCTGAAAATCAGATATACTTTTCCCAAACTGCTTACGTTTTTTCGCAAAACCCACCGCCATTTCGTATGCCCCCTGAGCCAAACCAAGTCCCATTGCAGCAATTGACAAACGCCCCGAATCGATGGTTTTAAGCATAATTTTAATTCCCTGTCCGCGCGCTCCCAAACGATCACTATCCGGAATGTGCACATCTTTCAAATACACCATGCCATTGTCTGCAGCACGCCACAACAGCTTTTGCTTCATAAATTCGCGCGTGTAACCTTCCGTTCCTTTGGAAACCAAAAAGGCTGTAAACTCTTTGCGTCCATCTTCCCGAGTTCCGGTTTTTGCCACAAAGCTAATTCCGGCTGACATTTCAGAAGCGCCATTGGTGATGTATTTTTTATGACCATTAACCACCCAGCCGTCTTCTTTTTCTTCGGAAATCGTTTCAACTCCCTGAGCATCCGATCCGGCATTTTCTTCAGTTAAACCAAAAGCCCAAAGATTTTCAGCAGTACAAAGCGAAGGGAGATATTTTGCTTTTTGTTCTTCAGTACCAAATTCCATAATTGGACCAACCCCCAACGAGTTATGAGCTGCCAATGTTGCTGCCACCGAGCTATCTACCCGGGCAAGCTCCTCAACGGCAATAATGTAGGATAAATAATCACTATCCTGCCCCCCGTATTTTTGGGGAGCGTGCATACCAAAAAGGTTCAAACTTTTCAGCGAACGGATTAGCTCAACAGGAAACTGTTCATTGGCCTCAAACTCCCCAATTACAGGCTTAATGTATTTCTCTGAAAAGTCTCTCACCTCCGATCGCAGAGTATGATGAGTCTCGTTTAAAAATGCGTTCATATTGATTCTTCTGTTTTCTTATGATTCTAAATCAACCAATAACTCTTTATCTTGCACAATATTACCTTTGGCAATATGTATATTTTTAACCACAGCATCGGACGGACTTTGTATGGTGAACTCTGATTTCATCGACTCAATAACGAGCATATTCTGTCCTTTATGCAACTGATCTCCCGGCTTCACAAATACGTCAATTACTTTACCAAACAAGTCTGCCACGACTTTATCTATCTTCACTTCTGAGGAAAAAGCTCCTGATTTATTCAATTGTACCTGATTCAATACCTGATTGCTTTGTAAGCGATATTTTCTATTTCTATAATGAACCAACGTAAACTCTTTCTCTTCGGAAATAAAGATAGCAATATCTACATCATTTATTCTAAAACAAATTTTTGGTCCAATAATTTGATAATGATTTAATTTACAAGTCGTTTCACCCCAAATTAATTGGAGTTCACTTGTTTTTTTAACGACTTTAATCCGATAACTTTCTTCTTCAATTTTGATATTAAAAAGCTGCAAAAGTCGCCAATAGCCTGTTCTTCTCCAAACATCTGCGTCAGTTTCTGGCCGATAAAAATGGTGCAGCAAAAATGCTGCAAGCAATTCAATAGCTGGCAACTGGCTGTCATCTTCTACGATGCTGCTAACAAGCTCGGGCAAATTGCCTTCAGCCCATCGCGTATGAATTTTATTTTCAATGAAATCAGTGGTCCGCAAAATTTGGTTTAAAAACTCTTGATTCGTAATAATTCCTCCCAAATACAGTTGTTCCAACGCCCCACTCGTTTTCTCAATGGCCAATTGACGTGAATTGCCATGAATGATCAGTTTTCCCAAAAGCGAGTCGTAATTGGGTGACAAGTGATTGCCTGTTTGCAAAAAGCTATCCCAACGAACATTTTCAGGAATGCACAGTCCACGCAAAGTACCCGAAGTTGGTCTGAAATTATTCGATGGATCTTCAGCACAAATTCGCAATTCAATGGCATGTCCATTGGCTGAAATATCTGATTGCTCAAAAGTCAGTTCTTCACCTGCCGCAATTTTCAACTGCCATTCTACCAAATCAACTCCGGTGATTACCTCCGTAACCGGATGCTCCACCTGTATCCTGGTATTCATTTCCAGAAAATAGAAACCTCCCTGATCATCAACCAAGAACTCGATGGTTCCTGCACCACGGTAGTTAATTGCATAAGCAATTTTTAGAGCAGCCTCAAATAACTTCGCCCTTGTTTCTGACGAGATTGAAGTGGACGGAGCCTCTTCAATTAGTTTTTGGTAGCGGCGCTGAATACTGCATTCGCGCTCCAGTAGATGAATGGCTTTTCCTTTACCGTCTCCCAACACTTGCACTTCGATGTGACGTACCTCTGGTAAATATTTCTCAACAAAGAGTTCATCGTTTCCAAAATACTGCTGCGCCTGACGCTGCGCCTGCTCCAAAACCGCAGCGAATTGTTCCGGTTTGTGGACAACTTCCATCCCTTTTCCACCACCACCTCCTGATGCTTTTACCAATACTGGGAATTCAAGTTTATTGCGCTGGGTCAGAATTTCATCAACAGTTCCCTGCAAGCCGGAGATCACCGAAACACCAAGCTTCTTGACAAATTCAATCGCTTGTGTTTTTTCGCCCATCAGTCGAATTTGATGCGGAGTAGCACCAACGAACGACAAGCCCGCTTTCTCAACTCGCTCAGCAAAAGATGCATTTTCTGATAAAAAACCATAGCCCGGATGAATGGCATTAGCGCCGGTTTCGTTAGCAATTTGAATGAGCTTATCTTGATTTAGGTAAGTTTCGCATAACTGATTTCCAGGCAATAAAAATGCTTCATCGGCTTCTGAAACGTGCAATGAATTGGCATCATCGGCAGCATAAACCGCCACGGTCTTGATCCCAAGCTCTTTCGCAGTCCGAATAACCCGAACAGCAATTTCAGCCCGATTAGCAATTAATATTTTATGGAATCGCCTCATGAATTTTCAATCACGTTTAAATTTTGCCAATCCGGCTTTCTTTTTTCCAGAAACGCTCTCAATCCCTCCTGACCTTCGTCCGACTGAATAAGATCGGCTAAAATTGCAGCAGTATGTTCACTGCTGTCTATGCCATATTCATTCGAATCTACTTTCAATAACAATTTTTTACAAGCTTTCAAGGCATTGGGAGACGATGACTTCAGCCTGCTAATTAATTCCGCAACCACTTGTTCCAACTTCCCATCGTCCGCCAAAAAATCAACCAGACCAATCAGATGAGCCTCGGGAGCCCAAAATCGATCACCCGAAAACATCAGCTTTTTCATATTTTGAATTGAAACACGCTTGGCGACGAAAGGAGTAATAGTTGCCGGAACGATACCTAACTTAATTTCGCCAAAAGCAAAAGCTGTTGAACGTTCAGACACCGCAAAGTCACAAGCAGCAACAAGTCCGTTTGCTCCACCCAACACATTTCGATGGGCGGCAGCAATCGTAATTTTTGGGAACTGATAAAGCTGTTTCAGCAGCTCTGCTATCCTTAAATACTCCTCCCAATTATCCGACTTTGCCTTATCGACCGCACTGGCAAACCAACTGATGTCGGCTCCGGCGGAAAACGATTTTCCTTCACCTGAGATAACCAAGAAATGGATATCATCTTGCAAAGCCAAGTCAGCCAAAGCGCGATGCATCTCTTCAATCATGTATGGATTCAGGGCATTAT
It encodes:
- a CDS encoding enoyl-CoA hydratase-related protein; protein product: MENKKYIKIEVDGHRANLILNRPEIHNALNPYMIEEMHRALADLALQDDIHFLVISGEGKSFSAGADISWFASAVDKAKSDNWEEYLRIAELLKQLYQFPKITIAAAHRNVLGGANGLVAACDFAVSERSTAFAFGEIKLGIVPATITPFVAKRVSIQNMKKLMFSGDRFWAPEAHLIGLVDFLADDGKLEQVVAELISRLKSSSPNALKACKKLLLKVDSNEYGIDSSEHTAAILADLIQSDEGQEGLRAFLEKRKPDWQNLNVIENS
- a CDS encoding acyl-CoA dehydrogenase family protein codes for the protein MNAFLNETHHTLRSEVRDFSEKYIKPVIGEFEANEQFPVELIRSLKSLNLFGMHAPQKYGGQDSDYLSYIIAVEELARVDSSVAATLAAHNSLGVGPIMEFGTEEQKAKYLPSLCTAENLWAFGLTEENAGSDAQGVETISEEKEDGWVVNGHKKYITNGASEMSAGISFVAKTGTREDGRKEFTAFLVSKGTEGYTREFMKQKLLWRAADNGMVYLKDVHIPDSDRLGARGQGIKIMLKTIDSGRLSIAAMGLGLAQGAYEMAVGFAKKRKQFGKSISDFQVISFKLADMAMKLETARNTLYNACWLKDNGHDYGIQAAMAKLYCSQIASDIASEALQIFGGAGLFRNDEYPIERFFRDQRLLSIGEGTSEVLRMVISRSILKE
- a CDS encoding biotin carboxylase N-terminal domain-containing protein — encoded protein: MRRFHKILIANRAEIAVRVIRTAKELGIKTVAVYAADDANSLHVSEADEAFLLPGNQLCETYLNQDKLIQIANETGANAIHPGYGFLSENASFAERVEKAGLSFVGATPHQIRLMGEKTQAIEFVKKLGVSVISGLQGTVDEILTQRNKLEFPVLVKASGGGGGKGMEVVHKPEQFAAVLEQAQRQAQQYFGNDELFVEKYLPEVRHIEVQVLGDGKGKAIHLLERECSIQRRYQKLIEEAPSTSISSETRAKLFEAALKIAYAINYRGAGTIEFLVDDQGGFYFLEMNTRIQVEHPVTEVITGVDLVEWQLKIAAGEELTFEQSDISANGHAIELRICAEDPSNNFRPTSGTLRGLCIPENVRWDSFLQTGNHLSPNYDSLLGKLIIHGNSRQLAIEKTSGALEQLYLGGIITNQEFLNQILRTTDFIENKIHTRWAEGNLPELVSSIVEDDSQLPAIELLAAFLLHHFYRPETDADVWRRTGYWRLLQLFNIKIEEESYRIKVVKKTSELQLIWGETTCKLNHYQIIGPKICFRINDVDIAIFISEEKEFTLVHYRNRKYRLQSNQVLNQVQLNKSGAFSSEVKIDKVVADLFGKVIDVFVKPGDQLHKGQNMLVIESMKSEFTIQSPSDAVVKNIHIAKGNIVQDKELLVDLES